One Rutidosis leptorrhynchoides isolate AG116_Rl617_1_P2 unplaced genomic scaffold, CSIRO_AGI_Rlap_v1 contig34, whole genome shotgun sequence DNA segment encodes these proteins:
- the LOC139883020 gene encoding uncharacterized protein, with protein sequence MGSLIPNEGKDPQFAQLYIFDTQNELSNRVNAVQPDVDESDAVDNNIVKLLIAMFDEVNPIVKTFRMAKDKMDNGETETLRIRLKANRRTDGRQYNLPTASEIAGLIVGDFSADLSSRDLIIQSHDNNLQHVSEIHPLLMALQYPLLFPHGEDGYHPDIPLVMLDPTKSYARKTVSMKEFYAYGFMHRYDSNPALLCGGRLLQQYGVDAYSCIERERLLWIRLYQEKLRMDILSGIEDSYSRGDTMGSQFVGNMDFPHLFLTFTCNSKWSEITEAFKDTVDTNAEDKPDIVSRIFWMKLRALRDDIKKKKNLWKSYMHVIEFQKRGLPHAHMVIWLGKEFQSNMPHIVDCIVTAEIPDPKKDRQGYDVVCHFMIHGSCGLSAPSAPCMVKGKCSKGFPKDYCNSTATDHNGMFLYRRRNTKVHSPKGIILDNRYVVSFNQDLVVKYQAHINIQICTHGKLMKYLFKYLHKGPDRAKVIIERNKKNGNSSRPINNESGMTHNLSDVVDCISKPKDEIQAYLDCRYLSAYEAFWRIFEFPIHERNPAIQRLIMHLPGKNNVTVRDNQPLSTIVNNPRSKITHLTAWMEANAKYPEARKLTYQEFPT encoded by the exons AAGACCCTCAGTTTGCTCAGCTTTATATCTTTGACACACAGAATGAGCTGTCAAATAGGGTAAATGCAGTGCAGCCAGATGTAGATGAAAGTGATGCGGTGGATAACAACATTGTGAAGTTGTTGATTGCCATGTTCGATGAGGTTAATCCTATAGTGAAGACATTTAGGATGGCAAAAGACAAGATGGATAATGGCGAGACAGAAACTTTGAGGATTCGTTTAAAAGCAAATCGGAGGACAGACGGACGTCAATATAATCTTCCCACAGCATCAGAAATAGCTGGACTGATAGTGGGTGACTTCAGCGCCGATTTAAGCAGCAGAGATTTAATTATACAAAGTCATGACAACAACTTACAACATGTCAGTGAGATTCATCCACTTTTGATGGCCTTACAATATCCTCTACTCTTCCCACATGGAGAAGATGGTTACCATCCTGATATACCATTAGTTATGCTCGACCCAACCAAGAGCTACGCCAGAAAAACTGTTTCGATGAAAGAATTTTATGCTTATGGATTTATGCACAGGTATGATAGTAATCCTGCTTTACTTTGCGGGGGAAGACTTTTACAACAATATGGAGTTGATGCCTATTCATGCATAGAGCGTGAAAGGTTGCTATGGATTAGGCTGTACCAAGAGAAGTTAAGGATGGATATATTAAGTGGTATAGAAGACAGCTACTCTAGAGGAGATACTATGGGATCACAA TTTGTAGGGAATATGGATTTCCCGCATTTATTCCTTACCTTTACATGCAATTCAAAATGGTCAGAAATCACTGAGGCTTTTAAAGATACAGTCGACACGAATGCAGAAGACAAGCCTGATATTGTAAGCAGGATTTTTTGGATGAAGTTGCGTGCTCTAAGAGATGatataaagaagaaaaaaaatcttTGGAAGAGTT ATATGCATGTTATAGAATTTCAAAAACGAGGATTGCCCCATGCTCATATGGTCATATGGCTGGGGAAGGAATTTCAATCCAATATGCCCCACATTGTTGATTGTATTGTCACTGCTGAGATTCCTGATCCTAAAAAAGATCGCCAAGGATATGATGTTGTTTGTCATTTTATGATTCATGGATCTTGTGGACTCTCAGCACCATCTGCACCATGTATGGTGAAGGGCAAATGCTCAAAAGGTTTTCCCAAAGATTATTGCAATTCAACAGCAACTGACCATAACGGTATGTTTTTATACCGGAGGAGAAATACTAAAGTGCATTCACCAAAAGGCATAATACTTGACAATAGGTATGTTGTTTCTTTCAACCAAGATTTAGTCGTGAAATACCAAGCTCACATAAATATTCAGATATGTACTCATGGAAAACTAATGAAATATCTTTTCAAATATTTGCACAAGGGTCCTGACAGAGCAAAAGTTATCATcgagagaaataaaaaaaatggaaatTCTTCTCGGCCAATCAACAATGAATCAGGTATGACTCATAATCTTTCTGATGTTGTTGACTGCATTTCTAAACCGAAAGATGAGATTCAAGCATATTTGGACTGTAGGTATTTATCAGCTTATGAAGCATTCTGGCGAATATTTGAATTTCCTATTCATGAGAGGAATCCAGCAATACAACGGCTGATCATGCATTTACCTGGCAAGAATAATGTGACAGTTAGAGATAATCAGCCTCTAAGCACAATTGTCAATAATCCACGGTCAAAAATAACACACCTGACAGCATGGATGGAAGCAAATGCAAAGTATCCAGAAGCTAGGAAGCTCACTTATCAAGAATTTCCTACATAA
- the LOC139883021 gene encoding uncharacterized protein: protein MKSQLFFIYGFGVTGKTYLYEIIASKLRSESRIVLTVASSGIAALLLPEGQTAHSIFSIPINIHEFSTCSVKKHSNLAELLRRAELVIWDEAPMSHRFCFEAENRTLNDICEVQDGVFFGGKTFVLGGDFRQTLPMVEEGDEYATISASIIKSELWSNFEVLSLTENMRLKQPNMTDNEKEAVKEFANWIVRVGDGDVLGVSFKADEDENWIKIPEKYLVKAGPNPTYTIFNEVYPGFLTQYGDADYLKRRSIVTPLNDTVNIINSQILSLMPGDVQSYLSYDCLNTNQSDYGHARQLYPAEFLNTLAANGLPDHNLLFKTNCSVMLLRNLDPSRGLCNGTRMIVKRCTENVVEAVIVSGSKIGEIAHIPRISLSAKNKKETKPSSVHSGMNISGMKIRVNLFTISTFFRINHFHWNEDHKS, encoded by the coding sequence ATGAAGTCCCAGTTATTTTTTATTTATGGTTTTGGAGTAACTGGGAAGACATATTTGTATGAAATTATTGCCTCTAAGCTGAGATCAGAATCCAGAATCGTCCTTACAGTGGCGTCATCAGGAATTGCTGCATTACTACTACCAGAAGGGCAGACTGCGCATTCTATATTCAGCATTCCAATTAACATACATGAGTTTTCTACATGTAGCGTTAAAAAACATTCAAATTTAGCTGAGTTATTACGACGTGCTGAATTAGTCATTTGGGATGAAGCTCCAATGTCACATCGATTTTGTTTCGAAGCAGAGAACCGAACTTTGAATGATATTTGTGAAGTGCAAGACGGAGTGTTTTTTGGAGGGAAAACATTTGTTTTGGGAGGAGATTTTAGACAAACGTTACCTATGGTTGAAGAAGGCGATGAGTACGCTACTATCTCTGCTTCTATCATAAAATCAGAACTATGGTCAAATTTTGAGGTCCTTTCCCTCACTGAAAATATGAGGTTGAAACAACCAAATATGACCGACAATGAGAAGGAAGCTGTTAAAGAATTCGCAAACTGGATAGTGAGAGTAGGAGATGGTGATGTCCTTGGAGTATCTTTTAAAGCTGATGAAGATGAAAATTGGATAAAGATACCAGAAAAGTATTTAGTCAAAGCAGGACCTAATCCAACTTATACAATCTTCAATGAGGTATATCCAGGTTTCCTCACGCAATACGGTGATGCAGATTATCTTAAAAGACGTAGCATAGTAACTCCATTGAATGATACTGTGAACATCATTAACAGCCAGATTCTATCACTCATGCCAGGAGACGTTCAATCTTACTTGAGTTACGATTGCTTAAATACAAATCAGTCAGACTATGGTCATGCTAGACAATTATATCCTGCTGAATTTCTTAATACGTTAGCTGCAAATGGACTTCCAGATCACAATTTGTTATTTAAAACCAATTGCTCTGTTATGCTTCTTAGAAATTTGGATCCATCTAGAGGGTTGTGCAATGGAACGCGCATGATAGTGAAGAGGTGCACCGAAAATGTGGTGGAGGCTGTCATTGTATCAGGATCGAAGATTGGAGAAATTGCTCATATACCGAGGATATCTTTGAGCGCCAAAAACAAGAAAGAAACAAAGCCTTCTTCAGTACACTCTGGAATGAATATTTCTGGTATGAAGATTAGAGTAAATCTTTTCACTATTTCAACGTTCTTTCGTATAAACCATTTCCATTGGAATGAAGATCACAAATCTTGA